The Rhododendron vialii isolate Sample 1 chromosome 3a, ASM3025357v1 nucleotide sequence TTTCGACGATCTAATCAAAGATTTGGCGCAAAAAGTCCTCGGCGGGGATTTACATCATCGCATGGTGTCTATTATTGGCAATGCTGGTCTGGGAAAGACGACTCTTGCCAGGAAAGTTTACAACTCTGTTCGACAGCATTTTCGCCGCTCAGCATGGATTTGTGTTTCTCAACAGCCAAACTATAAAGAGCTTTTGCGAGACGTAGCCAGACAGGTGGgcttggaggaggagaagaTAGAGCAGGATGTTGAGGCCAACCTGTTTGCATTCTTAAGCAGAAAAAGGTACGTGATAGTGATAGATGATATTTGGCATACCAAGGCATGGGATGCTTTAAAGGTTGGCCTTCCTACGAATTCCGAGAATGGGAGTCGAACAATACTCACTTCTCGGATTACAGACGTAGGTGTACACGCAGGTGGGGTGAACTCTATTCTTGAGTTGAAACCCCTAGAACCTGAAACCAGTAGGGAACTATTTTATAAAACAATTGTATTTGATACCCAAAACACTATCAAAATACAAGATTCCCCGCAACTAGAGCACATCGGCGAGCAAATATTGGAAAGATGTGGTGGCGTGCCGCTAGCAATTGTACTAGCGGCAGGTATGCTAAAATTAAAAGGGAGATCCGAAATCGCATGGAAAAGGGTATTAGAGGGCTTCCAGGGAATGGGTCAAGATAAAGACGAATGGCCCGATATCTTTGCCTTGAGTTACATTGATTTGCCTCTATATCTCAAACCATGCTTTCTATACTTGGGACTTTTTCCAGAGGATAGTGAAATCAGGACGTTCGAGTTGATTAATTTATGGGCTGCCGAGGGGTTTATTAGAGGTAGTGGAGTGAGAGAGGTTGAGGAAGTGGGAGATGACTACCTAAACCACTTGATAGCGAGGAACCTGATTCAAGTTGTTCGAAGGAGGTTCGACGGAAGGGTTAGAGTTGTCCGAATTCATGATATGTTGCATAGTCTTTGCGTCAGGGAGGCTAAtgagattaatttttttaacattcatACGGATGCGACGACAAATTGTAACGCTACCTTGAAGTTACGTAGAGTCGCTATCCATGATGGTGACAATGGCCACTACCTTTATTTAAATCCGCAAACTTCCCATGTTCGTGCTATGTTGTGTTTTCTTCGTAAAACCGAATGGAACAAAAGTGTTACTAAGAATCTTCTCTCGGACTCCAAATTTCTTCGAGTGCTTAGAATTGATGACGATTATATGCCAAGGTCCCTTTTAACTGAGATTTGCAATTTAAGGCAATTGACTTACCTTAAATTGAGTTCGGTGAATTTGGTAAGTGTAGAACTTCCTTATGCCATAAGCAATCTGAAAAGTTTGCTAACTTTGGATCTTCGAGGATTATGGTGTATCTACCTTCCTGATAATATTTGGAGTATGAATCAATTAAGACACATTTTCTTACCCGATCTATGCTATCATCTTCCAATCCATCGTCGGGTAAATTGCTTGAATTTGTCCCATCCAGTTGAATTTTCTTTGACAAATCTCCAGACCCTATATGGGTTGCCTGGTGACATTTTCAAGGCAGATTGGTTGCATAACTTTACCAATTTGAGAACCTTGCGAGTCTATAACCCGACCAAAGATATCATGGAGGTATTAATTATGGATGTGACACCTGTATCACACAAGCTTGAAACGTTGAGGTTGACCTCATATTCGGTGGAAGAATGGGAAACTAATTCTATGAATTTGTCTCGATATGAGAATCTACGTAAGCTACATTTGGAGGGTATAATGATGAGGAAGTTGCCCCAACATGACAAACTGCCCCCAAACCTCACCAAGATTACCCTTGAGTGGATTTGTTTGGAGAAGGACCCAATGGAGACCCTAAAGAAACTACAAAAACTAAAGATCCTCAAATTGGGCTTCTTTTCATACATGGGGAAGAAACTAGTTTGCTCTGGAGAATCTGGTAACTTCCCTCAACTCGAAGTATTGGAAGTTGAAGGCTTGGACAAGTTGAAGTTGGTGGTAGTTGAGGAAGGAGGAATGCCAAGACTCAAGGATTTCCAGATCATCCATTGCTATCCAGAAACACGAATCCCTGATGGAATGAGAAACATAATGAGGACTACCATATAGTTGGATTCGATCGAAAAATACTAAGGTATGACTATTTATAAAATAGTACTCtcattgttatttatttattataattctgtagGATCAAGCAATTACAATTTTATAGCTGTATATGTCACTTTAAGTTTGCTAACATTTCTCAGTCTagtgttttgtttttatctatTTTGCTACAATAATATTTGTATTactacaatttttttataaatgtaGTATTTGGTTGCATATATGCT carries:
- the LOC131320167 gene encoding toMV resistance protein Tm-2(2)-like; translation: MAAEAILGMIAQKAADIVVNQLIKESSCLSHVKEDLLWIETEMRRIQSYLEDAEAMLPKTKRVSNFIRDIWDLAYDVEDIIDTYFPKMRSRRSRWEGLLGCSNLTTARRFAKDVEGIKKRVDDITKARETFKIDESRRTREVDTWDPRRTFPHVDEPNVVGFDDLIKDLAQKVLGGDLHHRMVSIIGNAGLGKTTLARKVYNSVRQHFRRSAWICVSQQPNYKELLRDVARQVGLEEEKIEQDVEANLFAFLSRKRYVIVIDDIWHTKAWDALKVGLPTNSENGSRTILTSRITDVGVHAGGVNSILELKPLEPETSRELFYKTIVFDTQNTIKIQDSPQLEHIGEQILERCGGVPLAIVLAAGMLKLKGRSEIAWKRVLEGFQGMGQDKDEWPDIFALSYIDLPLYLKPCFLYLGLFPEDSEIRTFELINLWAAEGFIRGSGVREVEEVGDDYLNHLIARNLIQVVRRRFDGRVRVVRIHDMLHSLCVREANEINFFNIHTDATTNCNATLKLRRVAIHDGDNGHYLYLNPQTSHVRAMLCFLRKTEWNKSVTKNLLSDSKFLRVLRIDDDYMPRSLLTEICNLRQLTYLKLSSVNLVSVELPYAISNLKSLLTLDLRGLWCIYLPDNIWSMNQLRHIFLPDLCYHLPIHRRVNCLNLSHPVEFSLTNLQTLYGLPGDIFKADWLHNFTNLRTLRVYNPTKDIMEVLIMDVTPVSHKLETLRLTSYSVEEWETNSMNLSRYENLRKLHLEGIMMRKLPQHDKLPPNLTKITLEWICLEKDPMETLKKLQKLKILKLGFFSYMGKKLVCSGESGNFPQLEVLEVEGLDKLKLVVVEEGGMPRLKDFQIIHCYPETRIPDGMRNIMRTTI